The following proteins are co-located in the Pedobacter sp. FW305-3-2-15-E-R2A2 genome:
- a CDS encoding glycosyl hydrolase family 28-related protein, producing MNRFPFLLIALFSCFFTQTNAQIHLPRQSGIAILPAKNASHIAGIYKDTIIVISGSTYSFTVDTPEDQGLVSTNIGTKGLFAQIRSSDGTAQKYELSDGNGVKKEEGSLLSGDRLTVISEDGKSRRTYYILLRELAIAGKLRLGTEKMTVHTPQELSLYFTAGQRSPDVTVSITVPPGIRLTMENTTVNVIGRGEVMLKDLSSQSIGKTGTNYSYSRVGNVVLEGSPVNGQTITFNHLDLRPANGPDLKITIRNVNLGKAGTYFFKARYRTSKPKVLQSPGTGTEIAVLHAVAFISDFQRIPLHNLHFKEQPKTYTQVNFKWSANPETGKTQILQSIDLGKTWKLSPALVNIKNSTAHISGLIPNQQYRFKLRSGSGQGALFSNEVRFYAGKTDVREYGIVADEQQDHTDQINRAIDSLAENGGGTLLFSKGTYRVRTVHLKSNVYLYVDKDAVIKAIKGTDAPESTWFSDKKYRSGLSPTDTGPYEDPENYLTKQDVGHHYFRNAMFFGERLDNVKIIGRGLITGDGNLVTGDKVMNNPPDHRGDKMFSFKLCSNLEIGGIDTPEDLWYDPEKDEPYYLGKSGTRQFDTSNMLKIERAGHFALLATGTDSINVHDTYFAKNQVSNARDIYDFMGCNEVTATNIYSKVSSDDIIKLGSDCSLGFTRPAANYKVRNIIGDTNCNLFQIGSETADDISKVCIDNIYILGANKAGFSISTNDGALIKDIHLNCGHTGRIHSRSKMFRTTAPFFISISNRGRISGAEVGKYAFLENGKIRTELLVKNINIGRVEKVMLQGIDITEIYSGSSYSGSRWKVYDGTQKRSASIIAGYRLPDSAAVEGGLDFRLPNGLHTGYVQDVVFKDIHIIDKGGNPVEDASQVPPELGLGQYNVSNLKTLPAYGLWARHATGLKVEKSSFNYEKTDDRPAIVLEDVKDVRFKDLKIRKSKNQNQVILQKSSQNVDLKQVIHH from the coding sequence ATGAATAGGTTTCCCTTTCTGCTGATCGCTCTCTTCTCTTGTTTTTTTACGCAAACAAATGCGCAGATTCATCTGCCCAGGCAAAGTGGAATAGCGATACTGCCGGCAAAAAATGCAAGCCATATTGCAGGGATTTACAAAGACACCATCATCGTGATTAGCGGCAGCACTTATTCATTTACAGTGGATACCCCTGAGGATCAGGGACTGGTTTCTACCAATATTGGAACAAAAGGCTTATTCGCACAAATCAGGTCTTCAGATGGTACTGCCCAGAAATATGAGCTCAGTGATGGTAACGGTGTAAAAAAAGAAGAAGGGTCCTTACTCAGCGGAGATCGGCTAACAGTCATTTCCGAAGATGGAAAATCCAGACGGACATATTATATTTTACTAAGGGAGCTAGCCATCGCGGGCAAACTGCGGCTGGGAACAGAAAAGATGACCGTTCATACTCCGCAGGAGCTCAGTCTTTATTTTACTGCCGGACAGCGAAGTCCGGACGTAACAGTCAGTATTACCGTTCCACCAGGAATCAGGCTGACGATGGAAAACACAACTGTTAACGTTATTGGCCGCGGAGAGGTGATGTTAAAGGATCTTAGCAGCCAGTCTATCGGCAAAACAGGGACAAATTATTCCTATTCCAGGGTAGGAAATGTTGTGCTTGAGGGTAGTCCTGTAAACGGACAAACCATTACATTTAATCATCTGGACCTGCGTCCGGCAAATGGTCCTGACCTTAAAATCACCATTAGAAATGTGAACCTAGGCAAAGCGGGTACGTATTTTTTTAAAGCCAGGTACCGCACCTCAAAGCCAAAGGTATTGCAAAGCCCCGGAACGGGAACTGAAATCGCAGTACTCCATGCAGTTGCTTTCATTTCTGATTTTCAGCGGATCCCACTTCACAATTTACATTTTAAGGAACAGCCGAAAACCTATACTCAGGTTAATTTCAAATGGAGTGCTAATCCTGAGACCGGCAAAACACAGATCTTACAATCAATAGATCTGGGAAAAACCTGGAAGTTAAGTCCTGCCCTGGTCAACATTAAAAACAGTACTGCTCATATTTCCGGATTAATACCAAACCAACAATATCGTTTTAAACTTCGAAGCGGCAGCGGGCAAGGAGCTTTGTTTTCAAACGAAGTTAGATTTTATGCCGGAAAAACTGACGTCAGGGAATATGGTATTGTGGCTGATGAACAGCAGGATCATACCGACCAGATCAACAGGGCTATAGATTCATTGGCCGAAAATGGTGGAGGAACGCTTCTTTTTAGTAAAGGAACTTATCGGGTAAGGACTGTTCATCTAAAGAGCAATGTTTATTTGTATGTCGATAAAGATGCGGTCATCAAGGCCATTAAAGGAACTGACGCTCCGGAAAGTACCTGGTTTAGCGATAAAAAATACAGATCCGGACTTTCTCCTACAGATACCGGTCCCTATGAGGATCCTGAAAATTACCTGACTAAGCAAGATGTTGGTCATCATTATTTTAGAAATGCCATGTTTTTTGGCGAACGGCTAGACAATGTAAAAATCATAGGAAGGGGGCTCATTACAGGAGATGGCAACCTGGTAACTGGAGATAAGGTGATGAACAATCCGCCTGACCATCGTGGAGACAAGATGTTTTCTTTTAAATTGTGTAGTAACCTGGAAATCGGCGGTATCGATACGCCTGAAGACCTATGGTACGATCCGGAAAAAGATGAACCTTATTATCTTGGAAAATCCGGGACCAGGCAATTTGATACTTCCAACATGCTGAAGATTGAACGTGCAGGGCATTTCGCCCTGTTGGCAACCGGAACGGACTCCATCAATGTTCACGATACATATTTTGCAAAAAATCAGGTTTCCAATGCCAGAGACATCTACGATTTCATGGGTTGTAATGAGGTGACTGCCACCAATATTTACTCAAAGGTAAGTTCTGATGACATCATAAAATTAGGCTCAGATTGTTCGCTTGGTTTTACCAGACCCGCAGCAAATTATAAGGTGCGAAACATCATCGGCGACACCAATTGCAACCTCTTTCAGATCGGTTCAGAAACTGCCGACGACATCAGTAAAGTTTGTATAGATAATATCTATATCCTTGGCGCAAATAAAGCAGGTTTTTCTATATCAACCAATGACGGGGCACTGATCAAAGACATTCACCTCAATTGTGGGCATACCGGAAGGATCCACTCCCGCTCAAAGATGTTCCGAACTACTGCCCCCTTCTTCATTTCCATCTCTAACCGTGGAAGAATTTCAGGTGCTGAAGTAGGAAAATATGCTTTTCTGGAAAACGGAAAAATAAGAACAGAGTTATTGGTTAAAAATATAAACATAGGCCGGGTTGAAAAGGTTATGCTACAGGGCATAGATATTACTGAGATCTATAGTGGCAGCTCCTATAGCGGAAGCCGTTGGAAAGTTTATGATGGTACACAAAAACGATCGGCCTCAATTATCGCAGGATATCGGCTCCCGGATTCCGCTGCTGTTGAAGGGGGATTAGACTTCCGCCTGCCAAATGGCTTACATACAGGCTATGTTCAGGATGTCGTATTTAAGGACATCCATATCATCGACAAAGGAGGAAATCCGGTTGAAGATGCAAGCCAGGTTCCGCCGGAGCTGGGGCTTGGGCAATACAATGTGTCTAACCTGAAAACACTTCCTGCTTATGGTCTTTGGGCACGTCATGCGACGGGATTAAAGGTGGAAAAAAGCAGTTTCAATTATGAGAAGACCGATGATAGACCTGCCATAGTTCTGGAAGATGTAAAAGACGTCCGTTTCAAAGACCTCAAAATACGGAAATCAAAAAATCAAAATCAGGTTATCCTGCAGAAGAGCAGTCAAAATGTAGACCTGAAACAGGTGATTCATCATTAG
- a CDS encoding putative sulfate exporter family transporter, whose translation MTKKLLKPNNFSMHEDWTVVLLGAMVIFISILFFQVPVPVFKWDSSTILFDKVLQFDNLRAILVQFLFILSIGTLGTLIMGKSVKNFVLGFPAVYVLTIIALVIAGSSTMRSFNLEAVIFSLIIGLAIGNFFKLPDWFRTALSTELFVKIGLVLLGTTVIFADILKAGSLGLIQALVVVLSVWYFAFWLCKKLKVDDELTMMISSAVSICGVSAAIATSGAIKGDSKKLSYVISMVLITAIPMMIFMPYIANYFSFPQAVTGAWLGGSIDTSGAVVASGSMVGDEALKISTIVKFSQNVLLGIAAFVISIYWSYTNHTDESGQRVKPTLGVIWERFPKFVLGFIGASLLFSFFLSKGTVSDVKDGLKNLQGAWFALAFTSIGLETNFKDLFKNNSKKPLYAFLTAQLFNVIITLIIAFFLFG comes from the coding sequence ATGACCAAAAAACTATTAAAACCCAACAACTTTTCTATGCATGAAGACTGGACTGTGGTCCTGCTCGGCGCAATGGTAATCTTTATTTCTATTTTATTTTTCCAGGTTCCCGTTCCTGTTTTTAAATGGGACAGTTCTACTATCTTATTCGATAAAGTACTGCAGTTTGATAACCTGAGGGCGATACTCGTTCAGTTCTTATTTATCCTGTCGATTGGGACTTTAGGAACTTTGATCATGGGGAAATCAGTCAAAAACTTTGTCCTTGGCTTTCCGGCGGTCTATGTACTTACCATTATTGCGTTAGTGATTGCCGGCAGTTCCACGATGCGGTCCTTCAATCTGGAGGCCGTGATTTTTAGTCTGATCATTGGCCTTGCAATCGGCAACTTTTTCAAATTGCCGGATTGGTTCCGTACGGCACTTTCTACAGAACTTTTCGTAAAGATCGGATTGGTCTTATTGGGAACAACAGTGATCTTCGCGGATATTCTGAAAGCCGGTTCTCTTGGCTTGATCCAGGCATTGGTAGTCGTGCTTTCGGTTTGGTATTTCGCTTTTTGGTTGTGTAAAAAACTTAAAGTGGATGATGAACTGACCATGATGATCTCCAGTGCCGTTTCTATTTGCGGTGTTTCGGCGGCAATCGCTACTTCTGGAGCGATCAAAGGGGATTCAAAAAAGCTTTCCTATGTCATCTCTATGGTCTTGATCACCGCAATTCCTATGATGATCTTTATGCCTTATATCGCCAATTATTTCTCTTTCCCACAAGCAGTAACCGGAGCCTGGCTTGGTGGAAGTATTGATACCAGCGGAGCAGTAGTGGCCTCAGGATCTATGGTAGGAGACGAAGCATTAAAAATTAGTACCATTGTTAAATTTTCACAGAATGTATTACTGGGGATTGCTGCTTTTGTCATCAGTATTTATTGGTCCTATACCAACCATACCGACGAAAGTGGGCAAAGGGTAAAACCTACTTTGGGCGTCATTTGGGAACGCTTTCCCAAATTTGTATTGGGCTTTATCGGAGCCTCATTGCTGTTTTCTTTCTTCCTTTCAAAAGGGACGGTATCCGATGTGAAAGATGGTTTGAAAAATTTACAGGGTGCCTGGTTCGCACTGGCATTTACCAGCATCGGACTGGAAACTAACTTTAAGGATCTTTTTAAGAACAATAGTAAAAAGCCGCTTTACGCATTTCTGACCGCACAGCTTTTTAATGTGATCATTACCTTAATTATCGCCTTCTTTTTATTCGGATAA
- a CDS encoding ATP-binding protein, with protein sequence MSSTPKKSLFKAIKGKIIIALLLACFALLMAWGVSKVAFNEMLNTVENISAPSERLRMVNLISLKISRLDQMQKRQASNDSKNYGKLFKESSQLRLVLDSLLMLYPRDTVQLHRIVSIQKLLRERDNQFVNYLKVREGLVNNKSFSRQVQNLSDMVNKSGNDSTILASQQQSSTTTIYSTEDKNRSFFGRLFGKKKENSEDNKSYKIINEQHVKVDTIALSNEDKISRSLEESLRTIEKEQRMKSARFLNKEAELANANNRLINQMLDILRKVESEVVTQIELNGIQAKHVVNTGINTISIIMLVFFLLMLLLLYFILTDITRSNRYKNELELARDEAEYHGQAKQRFLSNMSHEIRTPLQSIIGYAEVIRQQEQPKPKDIDAIYHSSEHLLQIVNEVLDYNRIISGKFTFADKPFDFVKLLEEVVSVMRPQAERKSLGLITEVTLHETKYITGDPFRLKQILYNLLGNAIKFTNEGEVVLSVFYKRQAEHLHFTFMVKDTGIGLSEAATAVIFNEFEQVNAPDNEVLNQAGTGLGLTIIKSLVENQGGRIYVKSKQGEGSVFTVYLTFKVAAEPITETLLNANEQVSWKPFKVWVVDDDPLILDLCGIIFQRNGITYKSFHSPSELLKEEEGTDLKYILVDMRMPEMNGIALCKLLRERMGSTVKIFAITAQVLPDEREFLLNNGFDGLVMKPFRENELLAVFSEEINLSMGTGSQQIKALDQQKEEEEIREEEIGAEKIALDLGPLRKMTFDDEEQLKKILDRFVVDSENDIQETQEALEKKDGETLRLVTHRLAGRIAQIGSRKLATEFREMEITLSEHPVPDKATRADIQALSAQLKLLIGQIKEV encoded by the coding sequence ATGAGTAGTACCCCCAAAAAGAGTTTATTTAAGGCCATTAAAGGAAAGATCATCATCGCATTGCTATTGGCGTGTTTTGCCTTGCTGATGGCCTGGGGGGTGAGTAAGGTCGCTTTTAATGAAATGTTAAATACCGTTGAAAACATTTCTGCCCCAAGTGAACGCCTGAGGATGGTGAACCTGATTTCTCTTAAAATCAGCCGTTTGGATCAGATGCAAAAAAGGCAGGCTTCGAATGATTCGAAAAATTACGGCAAGCTGTTTAAAGAATCCAGTCAGTTGCGACTGGTATTGGATTCTTTGCTGATGTTATATCCCCGGGATACGGTACAGCTTCACCGCATTGTGAGCATTCAAAAGCTTTTAAGGGAACGAGATAACCAGTTTGTCAATTATTTGAAGGTCAGAGAAGGCCTGGTGAACAATAAGTCATTCTCCAGACAGGTGCAAAATCTGAGCGATATGGTGAATAAAAGTGGTAATGACAGTACAATTCTGGCTTCACAGCAGCAAAGTTCCACGACCACCATTTACTCAACCGAGGATAAAAACAGAAGTTTTTTCGGTCGGCTTTTTGGAAAGAAGAAGGAAAACAGTGAGGACAATAAGTCTTATAAAATCATCAACGAACAGCATGTAAAAGTAGATACCATTGCACTTTCAAATGAAGATAAAATCTCCAGAAGTCTGGAAGAATCCCTCAGAACCATTGAAAAAGAGCAAAGGATGAAAAGTGCGAGGTTCCTGAATAAGGAGGCCGAACTGGCCAATGCAAACAACAGGTTAATCAACCAGATGCTCGATATTCTCAGAAAAGTAGAGAGTGAAGTTGTGACACAGATAGAGCTCAATGGCATTCAGGCCAAACATGTGGTCAATACCGGAATCAATACCATCAGTATCATTATGCTTGTGTTTTTCCTGCTGATGTTACTTTTGCTTTATTTCATCCTGACCGACATCACGCGAAGCAACCGGTATAAAAATGAACTGGAGCTGGCCAGAGATGAAGCCGAATATCATGGACAGGCGAAGCAACGCTTCCTTTCTAACATGAGCCACGAGATCCGGACACCCCTGCAATCCATTATCGGGTATGCAGAAGTGATCCGGCAGCAGGAGCAGCCGAAACCGAAAGATATTGATGCCATTTATCACTCTTCCGAGCATTTGTTGCAGATCGTAAATGAGGTGCTGGACTATAACCGGATCATTTCCGGCAAGTTTACTTTCGCAGATAAGCCTTTTGATTTTGTTAAACTTTTAGAGGAAGTTGTTTCTGTCATGCGGCCACAGGCAGAACGGAAATCGCTTGGACTGATAACCGAAGTGACGCTGCATGAAACAAAATACATTACCGGAGATCCTTTCCGGCTAAAACAAATCCTTTACAATTTATTGGGGAATGCCATCAAATTTACAAATGAAGGGGAGGTGGTCCTTTCGGTATTCTATAAAAGACAGGCGGAGCACCTCCATTTCACCTTTATGGTAAAGGATACGGGGATAGGCCTTTCTGAGGCAGCAACAGCGGTGATATTTAATGAATTTGAGCAGGTGAATGCGCCGGATAATGAAGTCTTAAACCAGGCGGGTACAGGTCTGGGTTTAACGATCATCAAGTCGCTGGTTGAAAACCAGGGAGGTCGGATTTATGTAAAAAGCAAACAGGGAGAAGGAAGCGTTTTCACGGTATACCTGACTTTTAAAGTCGCAGCAGAACCGATCACAGAAACATTGCTAAATGCAAATGAACAGGTGTCCTGGAAGCCTTTCAAGGTATGGGTGGTAGATGATGATCCCCTGATCCTTGACCTCTGCGGCATCATCTTTCAAAGGAATGGAATTACCTATAAAAGCTTTCATTCTCCATCCGAATTGCTGAAAGAAGAAGAAGGAACAGATTTGAAATATATCCTGGTGGATATGCGGATGCCTGAAATGAATGGAATTGCACTTTGCAAACTCCTCAGGGAACGAATGGGCTCCACGGTTAAGATCTTTGCCATCACGGCACAAGTGCTCCCTGATGAACGAGAATTTCTCTTAAACAATGGCTTTGACGGATTGGTGATGAAACCCTTCAGGGAGAATGAACTGCTGGCCGTATTCTCGGAAGAAATTAACCTTTCCATGGGCACCGGAAGCCAACAGATAAAAGCCTTAGACCAGCAGAAAGAAGAAGAAGAAATTCGCGAAGAGGAAATAGGGGCGGAAAAGATCGCGCTCGATCTTGGACCGCTACGGAAGATGACTTTCGATGATGAGGAACAATTGAAAAAGATCCTGGACCGCTTTGTTGTGGATTCGGAAAACGATATTCAGGAAACTCAGGAAGCCCTGGAAAAGAAAGACGGGGAAACATTGCGTCTGGTTACTCACCGTCTTGCGGGGCGGATTGCCCAGATTGGTTCCCGGAAACTGGCTACTGAGTTCCGGGAGATGGAAATCACTTTATCTGAGCATCCGGTTCCTGACAAAGCAACCAGAGCCGATATACAGGCCTTATCAGCACAATTAAAGCTGCTGATCGGCCAGATAAAAGAAGTTTAG
- a CDS encoding sigma-54 dependent transcriptional regulator, protein MAKILIIEDDLTFSQLLEGFLTKHGHEPSSVSDVKKSLKLIEQQSFDLLLVDYRLPDGTGLDVLSHIRGKGLTQPVIIMTSFNDVRTAVKSIQLGAFDYITKPVNPDELLMIINNSLGKKETISSGTSIEHTDAIKGKSSIADKLYEHINLVAPTDMSVIIQGESGTGKEYAARALHMQSKRKDKPFVAIDCGALSKDLAASELFGHAKGAFTGALNDKKGQFEAANGGTLFLDEVGNLSYEVQVKMLRALQERVIQPLGSTKTVKVDVRIITATNDDLKSSVANGSFREDLYHRLNEFKIQLPALRDRGKDIELFINHFIRLSNTELQRNVQNLSQQAKDLLLQYDWPGNLRELKNVIKRMVLLTPSETAEVDSLPEEMIISINQIPKPNGTDLKAINEVNEKMLIIETLVKVKYNKSKAAKLLNIDRKTLYSKMERYEIE, encoded by the coding sequence ATGGCAAAAATACTGATTATTGAAGACGACCTCACTTTTTCGCAGTTACTGGAAGGTTTTCTGACCAAACATGGTCATGAGCCCAGTTCGGTGAGTGATGTAAAAAAAAGTCTAAAACTAATAGAACAGCAAAGTTTTGACCTTTTATTGGTAGATTATCGTTTACCTGACGGAACAGGTCTCGACGTTTTATCCCATATACGTGGAAAAGGATTAACCCAGCCGGTCATTATCATGACCAGTTTTAATGATGTAAGAACGGCAGTAAAATCCATCCAGTTAGGGGCCTTCGATTACATTACCAAGCCTGTAAATCCAGATGAGTTGCTGATGATTATCAACAATTCCCTGGGTAAAAAAGAAACCATCAGCTCCGGCACTTCCATTGAGCATACAGATGCCATCAAAGGGAAGAGCAGCATTGCTGATAAACTATACGAACACATCAACCTCGTTGCCCCTACCGATATGTCGGTCATCATTCAGGGAGAAAGCGGAACAGGAAAAGAATATGCTGCAAGAGCACTGCACATGCAGAGCAAACGTAAGGACAAGCCTTTTGTAGCGATCGATTGCGGTGCATTATCCAAAGACCTCGCAGCAAGTGAATTATTCGGACATGCCAAGGGCGCCTTTACAGGTGCTCTGAATGACAAGAAAGGTCAGTTTGAAGCGGCAAACGGAGGCACCTTGTTTCTGGATGAAGTTGGGAACCTCAGCTATGAGGTTCAGGTAAAGATGTTACGCGCTTTACAGGAACGGGTAATCCAGCCACTTGGAAGCACTAAGACTGTAAAAGTCGATGTAAGGATCATTACCGCCACCAACGACGACCTGAAATCAAGTGTAGCCAATGGCTCCTTCCGGGAAGACCTTTACCATCGTCTAAACGAATTCAAGATCCAGCTTCCCGCATTGAGAGATAGAGGCAAGGACATCGAGTTATTCATCAATCATTTCATCAGACTTTCCAACACCGAATTACAACGTAATGTGCAGAACCTGTCTCAACAGGCGAAAGACCTTTTGCTGCAGTACGATTGGCCGGGAAATTTGCGGGAGCTAAAGAATGTGATTAAACGGATGGTGTTATTGACTCCATCGGAAACGGCAGAGGTAGATTCTTTACCGGAAGAAATGATCATCTCCATTAATCAGATTCCAAAACCCAATGGTACAGATCTCAAAGCCATCAATGAGGTGAATGAGAAAATGCTGATTATAGAAACCCTGGTCAAGGTTAAATACAACAAATCAAAGGCAGCCAAATTACTGAATATCGATCGCAAGACCTTATACAGTAAAATGGAACGCTATGAAATAGAGTAA
- a CDS encoding Rrf2 family transcriptional regulator produces the protein MLSKKTKYAIKALVALGKNAGNPPMQIVRLAEQEMIPRKFLEQILLDMRNAGYLYSKKGAGGGYSLNKEPGDIYLADILRITDGPIAMVPCASLKFYRKCDECHDEVTCGIRKTFIDVRDATLKVLAQTSIADVIARETDESIVN, from the coding sequence ATGCTATCTAAGAAGACTAAATACGCAATAAAGGCACTTGTTGCGCTCGGAAAAAACGCTGGAAATCCTCCTATGCAGATCGTAAGATTGGCTGAACAGGAAATGATCCCCAGAAAGTTCTTAGAGCAGATCCTGTTGGACATGCGTAATGCAGGTTATCTGTACAGTAAAAAAGGTGCAGGTGGTGGTTATAGCCTGAATAAAGAGCCGGGTGATATTTATCTGGCCGATATCCTGCGCATTACCGACGGACCGATTGCAATGGTTCCATGTGCCAGTCTTAAATTTTACCGTAAATGCGATGAATGTCATGATGAAGTGACCTGTGGCATTAGAAAAACTTTTATTGATGTACGGGACGCAACTTTGAAAGTCCTTGCTCAAACCTCTATCGCAGACGTTATTGCCCGCGAAACTGATGAAAGCATTGTTAATTAA
- the cobA gene encoding uroporphyrinogen-III C-methyltransferase, which produces MILNKIESGVKEPKITLVGAGPGDPELISLKGVKAIAAADVVLYDAQVNEALLNHAPEKAIKIFVGSKSDDESFSQDAVNKLMIDYALNYGHVVRLKSGDPFVFARGFEEVDYAESYSIQTEIIPGISSALGVPGLHKIPMTYNTLSDSFWVLSGTNAAGELSPDLSVAAKSKATVVILMGIEKIREITAIFQAEGKNKLPVAVIENGSSVNEHIKIGVVDTIAELIEDNKISSPALLVFGDVVSLHPSFARIKDFYELMSLQ; this is translated from the coding sequence ATGATTTTAAATAAGATAGAAAGTGGTGTAAAAGAACCTAAAATTACATTGGTAGGAGCCGGTCCCGGTGATCCTGAACTCATTAGCTTAAAAGGTGTTAAGGCAATTGCTGCCGCAGATGTGGTTTTATATGATGCACAGGTGAATGAAGCCCTGCTCAATCATGCTCCCGAAAAGGCAATTAAAATATTTGTAGGCAGTAAATCTGACGATGAGTCATTTTCTCAGGATGCGGTGAATAAACTGATGATCGATTATGCTTTAAATTATGGCCATGTGGTTAGGTTAAAAAGCGGCGATCCTTTTGTCTTTGCCCGTGGCTTCGAAGAGGTAGACTATGCAGAATCGTACAGTATTCAAACAGAAATTATACCCGGTATTTCCAGCGCTTTGGGTGTTCCGGGATTACATAAAATACCCATGACCTACAATACCCTGAGCGATAGCTTTTGGGTCCTTAGCGGAACAAATGCTGCCGGTGAGCTTTCTCCTGATTTGTCCGTGGCAGCAAAATCAAAAGCAACGGTGGTCATTCTGATGGGAATTGAGAAAATAAGAGAGATCACTGCCATCTTCCAGGCAGAAGGTAAAAATAAACTTCCTGTAGCAGTTATTGAAAATGGCTCTTCGGTCAATGAACATATAAAAATAGGGGTGGTAGATACCATTGCTGAATTAATAGAGGACAACAAGATTTCCTCTCCTGCACTATTGGTTTTTGGAGATGTGGTTTCCCTGCATCCTTCCTTTGCCAGGATCAAAGATTTTTACGAATTGATGTCTTTACAGTAG
- a CDS encoding S8 family peptidase has protein sequence MNKIKANFCYRGILGLSLLAAVPFLSMAQKPNWQNLDLKADSTFGISTEKAYHELLKGKKSRSVIVAVLDGGVDTNHEDLKSIIWVNKKEKAGNGKDDDKNGYIDDIHGWNFLGSAKGSVNHETLELTRLVRRDNAKFGNSDATSVKANDLPAFEAYQKNKAELEKELAEAKDGLMRYGSIKTAIDDVVKKIGKENPTVADFQSFVPVTDMEKNIQRIMVEQLKNATFKEFYDGQVLPGYDHFKSQVEYNLNLDYDPRSIVGDDPENTKERFYGNNDVAGPDARHGSHVSGIIAAVRTNDLGIKGIADNVEILAVRNTPNGDERDKDVANAIRYAADNGAKVINMSFGKAYSWNKTIVDEAVKYAVSKDVLLIHAAGNDNKDLEVEQNFPNPQYADGGVAASWITVGASGWANDETIKANFSNYGKTTVDVFAPGVRINSTVPGSKYENLDGTSMAAPVVAGLAGLIRSYYPKLTAVQVKDIILKSVVKVDQVVKVQQGETTKDIPFSDLCVTGGIVNAYNALKLAAEYKK, from the coding sequence ATGAATAAAATAAAAGCAAATTTTTGCTATCGCGGGATTCTGGGTTTGTCTTTATTGGCAGCCGTTCCTTTTTTGTCCATGGCACAAAAGCCAAACTGGCAGAACCTGGACCTTAAAGCAGATTCTACTTTCGGTATCAGTACAGAGAAAGCTTATCACGAATTGTTAAAAGGAAAAAAGTCCAGGTCTGTTATTGTTGCAGTGCTGGATGGTGGGGTAGATACCAACCATGAAGACCTGAAATCAATCATTTGGGTAAATAAAAAGGAAAAAGCAGGTAACGGAAAAGACGATGATAAGAACGGATATATCGATGATATCCATGGATGGAACTTTTTGGGTTCTGCGAAAGGTTCAGTAAATCATGAAACACTGGAGTTAACCCGTCTGGTACGCAGAGACAATGCTAAATTCGGCAATTCCGATGCGACTTCTGTAAAAGCAAATGACCTGCCTGCATTTGAAGCTTATCAAAAGAATAAGGCAGAACTGGAAAAAGAACTGGCCGAAGCCAAAGACGGACTAATGCGCTATGGTTCTATCAAAACAGCGATAGATGATGTGGTGAAAAAAATAGGTAAGGAAAACCCTACCGTTGCCGATTTCCAAAGTTTTGTTCCTGTAACTGATATGGAGAAAAATATCCAGAGAATTATGGTAGAGCAGTTAAAGAATGCCACTTTCAAGGAATTTTATGACGGTCAGGTGTTACCCGGATATGACCACTTCAAATCGCAGGTAGAATATAACCTGAACCTGGATTATGACCCAAGATCAATTGTTGGGGATGATCCTGAAAATACAAAGGAACGTTTTTACGGCAATAACGATGTGGCTGGTCCGGATGCACGTCATGGTTCTCACGTTTCCGGTATTATTGCCGCAGTAAGAACCAATGACCTGGGTATAAAAGGTATTGCTGATAATGTAGAGATCCTGGCAGTCCGCAATACACCTAATGGTGATGAACGTGATAAAGATGTGGCAAATGCAATCCGCTATGCTGCCGATAACGGTGCTAAAGTCATCAACATGAGTTTCGGTAAAGCTTATTCATGGAATAAAACCATTGTAGATGAAGCGGTAAAATATGCAGTTTCTAAAGATGTGTTATTGATTCATGCTGCGGGAAATGACAACAAAGATCTGGAAGTAGAACAAAATTTCCCTAATCCTCAGTATGCGGATGGTGGAGTTGCTGCTTCATGGATTACTGTAGGTGCTTCAGGCTGGGCAAATGATGAAACCATCAAAGCTAACTTTTCAAATTACGGAAAAACTACGGTTGATGTATTTGCACCTGGTGTAAGGATCAATTCAACTGTTCCTGGTTCTAAATATGAAAACTTAGACGGAACAAGTATGGCTGCGCCTGTGGTTGCAGGTTTAGCCGGACTGATCCGTTCTTACTATCCTAAGCTGACCGCGGTACAGGTGAAAGATATCATTCTTAAATCTGTAGTTAAGGTAGACCAGGTAGTGAAAGTACAGCAGGGAGAGACGACAAAGGATATTCCTTTTTCAGACCTTTGCGTAACCGGAGGTATCGTAAATGCTTATAATGCATTAAAACTGGCAGCTGAATATAAGAAATAG